GGACGAGGACTTCGACAGGCTCGGGGTTCTGCTCGGCCATCGCCGCAAGATGCTGCGCGCGATCGCCGAGCTCAATCAAGCTGAATCAACCGCCGAGCTTGTTCGTCACCGCGACATCGCCGAGCGACGCCACCTCACCGTCATGTTCTGTGACCTGGTGGGCTCGACTGCGCTCTCAGCGCGGCTCGATCCCGAGGACATGTGGGAGGTGATCCGCGCCTATCGGGCCGCCTGCGCGAGGGTCATTGCTGCGTATGACGGCATTATCGCCAGGTTTGTCGGTGACGGAATACTCGCCTATTTCGGCTATCCGCGCGCGCACGAGGATGATGCAGAGCGCGCAGTGCGAGCGGGTCTCGACATCATCGCCGCTATAGGGAAGCTCGAAACGCGCGAAGAACGGGTCGAGGTGCGGATCGCGATCGCGACCGGGCTTGTGGTCGTGGGCGACCTCATCAGCGAAGGCGCGTCAGAGGAGCAGGCGATGGTCGGTGATGCACCGAATGTTGCCGCCCGGCTCCAGAGCCTAGCGCAGCCGGGGGTGGTTGTCGTCGCCGCTTCGACGCGCCAGCTGCTTGGCGATCTATTCACTTTCCGCAGTCTCGGCCAGCGCGAGGTCAAGGGCATCTGCGAACCGATCGCGGTCTGGGCGGTCGAAGGTGCGGTCGCATCGGAGAGCCGCTTCGAGGCGGTGCGCGCGGCGCGCTCGATCGGCTTTGTCGGCCGCAAGGCAGAAATCGAATTCGTGCTCTCGCGCCAGCAGCTGGCGTGGCAGGGCCATGGGCAGATGGTGTTGATTTCGGGCGAGGCCGGGATCGGCAAATCGCGCCTTGTGGAAGCGCTCTGCGACAGCATCGCGTTGACGGGGCAACGCCGGGTGCGCTATCAGTGCTCGCCCTACCATACGAACAGCGCGCTCCATCCCTTCATTGCTCAGCTCGAGCGCGCCGCCGGCATCAGGCCGCAGGACGCGCCCGGGCAAAAGCTCGACAAGCTCGAGGCAATGCTTGCGCTTGGAACGCAACAGGTGGCTAAAGCGACGCCGCTCATTGCCGCGCTTCTTTCGATCCCAACCGGTGAGCGCTACCCGCCGCTGGGCCTCAGTCCGGCGCAGCAGCGGCGACAGACATTCGCCGTCCTTCTCGACCAGCTTGAGGGGCTGGCACGGCAGCAACCTCTGCTGATCATCTGCGAGGACATGCATTGGGCCGACGCCACGACGCTCGAGCTTTACGACCTCGGGGTCGATCGGATCAGAGGGCTACCGATTTTCGTGCTCATGACATTCCGGCCCGAGTTCGAACCGCCCTGGACGGGTCTTCCCAATGTCGGCCTGTTGCGGCTGGATAGGCTCGACCGGCAGGACACGCGCACTCTGGTCGAGCAGGTGGCTGTCGGCCGACAGCTGCCACGCGAGATGATGAGGCAGATCATCGACAAGACGGATGGCATTCCACTCTTCGTCGAGGAGTTGACCAAGATGGTGCTGGAGTCCGGGCTGCTCGTGGAGGAATCCGGGCGCTATCGCCTCGACAGTCCGCTCCCGCCGCTCGCTATTCCCGCGACACTGCAGGACTCGCTGATGGCGCGCCTTGACCGCCTGGCGCCGGTCAAGGAGGTGGCGCAGATCGGTGCTGCCATTGGCCGCGACTTCTCATACACGCTGCTGCGATGCGTGGCGGGGCGCGACGATCTGACCCTGAGCGCCGCGCTCGCGCAACTCGAAGACGCCGAGTTGCTGTTGCGCCGCGGGACGCCACCCGAATCGAGCTATAGCTTCAAGCATGCACTCGTTCAGGAGGCGGCTTACGAGAGCCTGCTCAAGAGTCGTCGGCAACTGCTCCACAAGCATATTGGCGAGGTCCTGCGTGACAGGTTTCCGGTCATCGCCGAGACCGAGCCGGAAGTCGTGGCGTACCACTTCACCGAGGCGGGGCTGAGCGGCGTAGCCCTGGAGTGGTGGCGCAAGTCCGGCCAGCAGGCCTTGAAACGCTCGGCATATCCCGAGGCGGTCGCGCATCTCGGCAAGGCGGTTGCCATCGCCGATGAGCTGCCTGCTGGGCCGGGCCGGACCATAGACCGGCTTCAACTCCAAATCTCATATGGCCGCGCGCTGCGGGGCAGCCTTGGGCACAGCGCTCCCGAAACGGTGGCTGCATGGACACGCGCTCGAGAGTTCGCAGCTCTCAATGATCCCGTGGAACTGGCGCCGATCCATTCAGGCCTCTTCAATGCCAGCCTGACTCAGGGCGAGATCACGCCGATGCGGGAGTTGACAGAGTCGATCATGAGTGCCGCGAGCCGGCGACCGGAATCGCCGGTGGCCGCAATCGTCGCACACTGGAGCAGCGGAGTGACCTGCTGGTTCGGGGGCGATTACTTGAGCGCGAGAGCGCATCTTGAACAAGCACTCGCGATCTATGGAGCCGAGCCTGATCCCGCGACTTTCAAGGCGGCAGCGCTGGACCTGCCGTTCGTGATCAAGAGATTTCTTGCCCTGGTGCTTTGGCCACTTGGGAGCATTGAGAGATCGCGCCGGCTCGCCCGAGAGGCGGTGGGTGCCCCGGAGGAAAAGCGTGCGCTTTCTCAGGTCAATGCGCTCGTTCACAGCGCTGTTTTCGACGGCCTGCGCGGAGACATGTTGCGACAGACGGAGACGATGCTTGCGCTCGCCCGCGAGCACGCGATGCCGTTATATGTGGCCGCCGGCACCTATCTGAATGGCCTGGCAAAATGGCGTACCGGCGATCGAACGGCTGGGCTCGCGGACATGCGCCGAGGCTGGACCTCGCTGCACGAAAACGACTGCTACCTTTGTGAACCGTTCTGGGGCATGCAGATTGCCCTGGCGGATGCGGAGGTAGGGCAAGTCGAGACGGGGCTGGAAATCTTGAGAGAGCTGATCACCTGTACGGAACAATCCGGCCAGCATTGGCTCGACGCCGAGCTGCATCGTGCGCAGGGTGAGCTCTCTTTGCGTTGTGCCCGTCCGAACGTTTGTTGTGCCGAAGATGCCTTCAACAAAGCCCTGGAAATCGCCCGACGCCAACAGACGAAGACTTTCGAACTGCGCGGCGCACTTGGACTTGCGCACCTCTACAATACGAATGGCAGAGCAGGGGCGGCATCCGAGGTGCTCGCTCCGGTCCTCGTCGGTTTCGGTACGGCGCAAGATCTCCCCGAAATCGAAGAAGCAGGAAAGCTGCTCAAGCGCGTAAGCACTGGCCCGCGCGCGCGCCTCTGATGGTGCCGGACCGTTTTGCGGCAACATTCGCGGTCAGGGTTTTGGCACGGCGACGGCGGCCAGTGACAGCGCTGCGCGCGCATCTTCGCGGTAACTGTTCCAGAACTCGACCGGTACGTCCTCGCTTCGCCACGCCCGCCTTGCGGCAAAGGTCGTTTGATCCGAAAGGCGCGCTTGCTGGGACTCGTAAATGCGGCGCCCCGCTTCCTCGATGATAAGCTCGTTGAGCTGTTCGCTCGCGAAAACCTCGCCCGTTCCGTTCGCAGCATACAGGCATTTCCACGATGAGCCCTGCAACAGTCCGAGCAGGGCCAATTGCTTCGGCTCGTCCTTGGCTTCCGCCAAAAATCCCCAATGGCGATCGTGATCAAATTCAGCCGGCTTGTTCATGGCGCCTCACTGAGACTTCACCTCGTGTCCGGTCTCACGGTCTTTCGCCACCCGGTCGAGCGCCGGCGTGCGTGCCGGCGCCTGGCCGAGCCGCGCTGCCAGCAGCC
This genomic interval from Bradyrhizobium sp. NP1 contains the following:
- a CDS encoding adenylate/guanylate cyclase domain-containing protein, with the translated sequence MQQIADWLERLGLGQYAKRFADNGIDVGVLPELKDEDFDRLGVLLGHRRKMLRAIAELNQAESTAELVRHRDIAERRHLTVMFCDLVGSTALSARLDPEDMWEVIRAYRAACARVIAAYDGIIARFVGDGILAYFGYPRAHEDDAERAVRAGLDIIAAIGKLETREERVEVRIAIATGLVVVGDLISEGASEEQAMVGDAPNVAARLQSLAQPGVVVVAASTRQLLGDLFTFRSLGQREVKGICEPIAVWAVEGAVASESRFEAVRAARSIGFVGRKAEIEFVLSRQQLAWQGHGQMVLISGEAGIGKSRLVEALCDSIALTGQRRVRYQCSPYHTNSALHPFIAQLERAAGIRPQDAPGQKLDKLEAMLALGTQQVAKATPLIAALLSIPTGERYPPLGLSPAQQRRQTFAVLLDQLEGLARQQPLLIICEDMHWADATTLELYDLGVDRIRGLPIFVLMTFRPEFEPPWTGLPNVGLLRLDRLDRQDTRTLVEQVAVGRQLPREMMRQIIDKTDGIPLFVEELTKMVLESGLLVEESGRYRLDSPLPPLAIPATLQDSLMARLDRLAPVKEVAQIGAAIGRDFSYTLLRCVAGRDDLTLSAALAQLEDAELLLRRGTPPESSYSFKHALVQEAAYESLLKSRRQLLHKHIGEVLRDRFPVIAETEPEVVAYHFTEAGLSGVALEWWRKSGQQALKRSAYPEAVAHLGKAVAIADELPAGPGRTIDRLQLQISYGRALRGSLGHSAPETVAAWTRAREFAALNDPVELAPIHSGLFNASLTQGEITPMRELTESIMSAASRRPESPVAAIVAHWSSGVTCWFGGDYLSARAHLEQALAIYGAEPDPATFKAAALDLPFVIKRFLALVLWPLGSIERSRRLAREAVGAPEEKRALSQVNALVHSAVFDGLRGDMLRQTETMLALAREHAMPLYVAAGTYLNGLAKWRTGDRTAGLADMRRGWTSLHENDCYLCEPFWGMQIALADAEVGQVETGLEILRELITCTEQSGQHWLDAELHRAQGELSLRCARPNVCCAEDAFNKALEIARRQQTKTFELRGALGLAHLYNTNGRAGAASEVLAPVLVGFGTAQDLPEIEEAGKLLKRVSTGPRARL